From Leptotrichia sp. OH3620_COT-345:
TCCGTATTATGTTCGGCATACAGATTTACCGCTCCCAAAATCAAAACGGCAAATAGTATAAATGCTTTTAATATTCTTCTCACTTTACTTAGTCTCCTGTTCTTTTAAAAATTTAAGCTAAAATTATTTTTGATTTATATCATCCGATCGGTTTATTATCTCAAAATCTATGAGAATAGGTAAATGATCCGACAATATAGTTCTAATTACTTCATATTTTTTTATTTTTATTTTTTTTGAACAAAGAATAAAATCAAGTTCTTTTTTAGGGGCCCAACTTGGAAATGTGGGTTTTCTGTGTATATTTACGTTATATAATCCTCCTGCTTTTAAAAACAACTCAATTTCTTCATTCCCCCAAAAAATATTAAAATCTCCGGCAACAATAAAAGGTTTTTTACAAGCTTCTATAAGTTTATATAGTTGTACAATCTGTTTAAGTCTAGTTTTCCCTCCCAATGCAAGATGGACTAAAAATACAATAACAGCTCCCGTTTCAATTTCTATTACAAGTTTTTTCATTCCTTTATCCAGATAATGGAATTTCCGAGATTTTGTCTCCATTTTCGATAAAAAGGCATTTCCATGTTTTTTTACCATAGGAACTTTCATATATCCGGAATTCTCTTCGTATTTACTTTGATACACGTAATAATTTTCAGTTAATTTCCCAAGCAGTTCAGCCTGATTTATTTCTCTTGTTCTAAAAGATCCTAAATCAACTTCTATAAGTCCTACTATGTCGGGATCATAACTCTTTATAAATTCTCCTATACGGTAAATATGATCTAAAGACTGTCCGAGATAACCTCTTATATGTTTTAAAGGTTGATTTAAATACTTTCCTGTTCCGTATCTTATATTATATAAAAGAAATTTCATAATATTACTTCCTAACCAATCCTACTCCATCTCCAAAAGGTAATAAAACAAAATCATATTCATTATTCAATTTTTCTATAAATTCTCTTAACCTTTTCACTATTGTTTTATATTTTTTCGGAATATTTTCATCTTTTTCAGTTACTAATCCTCTGAACATTATGTTATCAATAAATATAATTCCCTCTTCATTTAATAACTTATAACAATTTTCAAAGAACTTTATATATTGACCTTTTGAAGCATCTATAAATATAAAATCCATCATATTTTTTTGATCTTTTTCAATATTTTTTCCAAGTTTCGGTATTTCTTCCAAAGCATCTCCTAATATTAATCTACTTTTTTCAAAAATACCTGCTTTTTTGAAGTTTTCCACG
This genomic window contains:
- a CDS encoding O-methyltransferase, yielding MIENFFESSDYSRNLFKINDKNIEEIEKESLEDNVPIVTKEVLNFMIFTARGKKPLNILEIGTATGYSGIFLGKIATENGGSFTTIEINPERHAKAVENFKKAGIFEKSRLILGDALEEIPKLGKNIEKDQKNMMDFIFIDASKGQYIKFFENCYKLLNEEGIIFIDNIMFRGLVTEKDENIPKKYKTIVKRLREFIEKLNNEYDFVLLPFGDGVGLVRK
- a CDS encoding endonuclease/exonuclease/phosphatase family protein — protein: MKFLLYNIRYGTGKYLNQPLKHIRGYLGQSLDHIYRIGEFIKSYDPDIVGLIEVDLGSFRTREINQAELLGKLTENYYVYQSKYEENSGYMKVPMVKKHGNAFLSKMETKSRKFHYLDKGMKKLVIEIETGAVIVFLVHLALGGKTRLKQIVQLYKLIEACKKPFIVAGDFNIFWGNEEIELFLKAGGLYNVNIHRKPTFPSWAPKKELDFILCSKKIKIKKYEVIRTILSDHLPILIDFEIINRSDDINQK